Proteins from one Ornithobacterium rhinotracheale genomic window:
- a CDS encoding STN domain-containing protein — protein sequence MSLRKKIFNALALCCVCLLFSNLEAQQITGKYKDTPIKDVLKDIENQTDYSVIYDVAILKQAKNVTAEFSQTPLERVLKNILGNNLDYSLKGEIISVFEKNKKSEKKLKNISGKDNQCRF from the coding sequence ATGAGTTTAAGAAAAAAAATTTTTAATGCATTAGCGCTCTGTTGTGTGTGTTTGCTTTTTAGCAACTTAGAAGCTCAACAGATTACCGGGAAGTACAAGGATACTCCAATAAAAGATGTGCTAAAAGATATCGAAAATCAAACAGATTATTCGGTAATCTACGATGTAGCTATTTTAAAACAAGCTAAAAATGTTACCGCTGAGTTTTCTCAGACACCATTAGAGCGTGTTTTGAAAAATATTTTAGGTAATAATTTAGATTATTCACTTAAAGGCGAAATAATTAGCGTCTTTGAAAAGAATAAGAAGAGTGAAAAAAAGTTAAAAAATATCAGCGGAAAAGACAATCAATGCCGATTTTGA